The sequence AGTGGAGATGTTCCTAACACTGCAAGCTTCTTGAAGCACTTTGACGTGCCCGCTGCACTAAGTTTGTCTTTGGAGATGCTGTAGACCCGACGCTTAGATGTCAAGTTACATCAAATGAAAGTCAAGTGCATAATGACACTAAGCACAGTGGGCCAAACCAATTTGTCACTATCTGCCAAGCCTTTCACCCTGGGAAGTCCTTCTCCTCGTAGGGTTCTGTTACGTTCTCGCTTTCAGGTCATGACAGTTCCTCGTCAAGTTCTGTGTTATCTGTAGCCATTGTTGCTGCTCCCCTCACTGCAGGATTCACTGAGATGCTCTCACATCTGAAAAACTGCAGGCCTGCAGCAGCCGTGAACTGCTGGGTGCAGTTGGCACAGCGTAGATGTTTTCTTCTGTCTGTAACACCCACGAGATTCCTTCATTTGAGTGTCAGGCACTGCGTGGGCATCAAGGCTTGTACTGAATGTGATAGCCAACAAAAGCAGGCAGTGGGCTGCTTTTATATTTCAATCCCCCACTGGAAACCGGTGACTGAAGAACACGGGAATGGGAAGAAGTCGCTTCTCAGAAGTTACCACTTGACAGTGGTGGCCACAAGATTTGAGAAGGACACAAATactcattttcacaaagtttgctgcctccgtTTTTATGATAGCAATTTGCATCTACTATAGAATATTCTGAAGagggatcagatgaattgcaattaattgcaaagtccctctttgccatgaagatgaacttaatcccaaaaaaaaacccatttccactgcatGGTCAGatctgccacaaaaggacctgctgacgtcCTTAACACAAGTGAGAGTGTCGATGAGGACAAGGCTGGCGGTCACTCTGCCACATTGACTGAGTTACAATAGAGGTGAAGAAGGCGTCCAGTGTTGGGaaggttactttaaaaatgtaattcgtTACAGTTACAAGTTACCCTGTTCAAAATGTAATAGTAGTGTAACTATTTTAATTACTTGTTCTGAGTAACGTaactaattactttttaattactttttgattACTTTTCCAATTTTTGGATGGGTATTCTGTACCCGTAGCCTGCTTGTATGTATCCATTTTCAATTTCAAACCTGACAGTAATAATCTTTATGGTGAAATCAAGTGTGAATCAGTCCATAGCCCTGTTGTTCAAGGTGACTGAATGCTGCCTGtatataggaagaaaaaaaatctttgatgcaGCATAGACCGAATAATGGACCAATATCTCTTACATCAATGAAGCagagaaaaaataatctgaaagttAATTATTGTGTCACATCCACTTATTGTTAGTTGCCAGACTATTACAGTCtatgttgtacagtatgttgtatcaattttttaaattctttttccagCTGACAGCACTTGGGGGACATCAAACAACAGAGTTATGGGATAATTCACACcgaatttcttatttaaaatagttaaacacTTTTGATCCTCTTTTAATACACAAAGTAACATCAGAACTTTCATAAAGACACTATAATAACCACCACAAGGTCAGACTTCAAGatacattttactgttaaacattttttttaaatcacacattttgatttctttttaacattgtaGGTATCAGAAACTACTTTAATAAGCAGCTCTTTTGGAATGTGTCTCTGTTAGCTTTTTGTctacaatgaaaattaaaataagaaacaataagcAGTACTTTAATAAGCAGCTCTTAACTCTTTTGGAATGTGTCTTTGTTAGCTTTTTGTCtataataaaaacttaaataaaagtgtaaaactgtaaaataaatcattGCTGATACTGTAAATCAGAATACTTATGCTTGGACACTTCAAAAAACATAGCCAACAAATTCTGCATTTAAGCTAATCAAAATCAGGTGGTAAAGGTATGTCCTCCATTAGTCACTATGGACAAAATCAGGATAAAGCTGTCTATTGTAGCGTAGGAGCAAGACCTCTTCCATGTGATTATCAGTCATTCTATTTCTAGTGGGAGTCAAAACTTTGCCTCCTTGACTGAACAGACGCTCCACAGGAGCACTGGAGGGAAGGgtagtgttgtatttaatgaaaagCTTCTTGATTATTGGAAATGCCTGCAGAGATTTCATGGTGGTGTCTGTGTCCTCCAAGTACTTCCTCACCTCACTGTGGGCTGTGCTGTCATATGCTACGTCTTtgccattttcaaaacaaaaaatcatctgAATCATCTGATCTTCTGTTGTCGTCTTCTCTTAATGAAACTGGGCTTTGTTGTTGTTCAAGATCAACAGCTTTCTGCAGAAGCATTCTTCTCATGTCATCTCTCTTTCGGGGTGATCCAACATAGACGAAACTTTGGCAGAGTTGTGGTTGCCATCTGTGCTTCATGACTGGCTAACACTGAACCAAACCTTTCTTCTATAGCTTCAGTAATGGTGGTGATGATGTGCACAGTGTAAATAACATGAGGAAGCTTTTCAGACAACTTTGTCTTGAGGCTCAACAAAGTAGGGATGACAAATCCTAAGTAACATTTGTTCTCGCCCTGGAGAATATCAATGGCAAGGGCTAAAGGCTGCAAAACCTCAGTGTATTCTTTTAGGAATGCTGCCTCTTGCGGGTGAAACATTGGAGAATCGAGCTTATCACAGATGTCCCTCAACTGGTCTTCTGAGAGCCCTACAACTTTTGAAATGGCCCTGAATTCTGAATTCCATCTTGTGACTGATGGAACAGTTAACTGCATTTTGGCTATATCCTGAATTGCCTCAGCAGCCAATGAAGATCTATGTGATTTGTTCCAGATAGATGAGCACTTTGCCATTGCACTTCGGTATAGCTTACGCGATGGACCGTTCTCTCCTGCTTTGTGAACCTCATTTGTGGCAATTAGATTAAGAGTATGAGCTGCACACCGCTGGTGTTGTGGAAGAAAAAActgctcatcttcctcttcctgAAGAAGACCACTGACATCAGAAAATGTCACACCATCACTGTGATCATCTGTCTCCTCTTCACTAACACCAAATTCACGGAATGCCTTTACAAAGTTGCTTCCGTTGTCAGTAACAGTGCATCTGACTTTAGTTTGAATCTTATATTCTGCAtgaattttgtttagttttgttgcaACCGCTTCGTAGGTGTGTCGACCTTTCAGGCGGGTGCAGGCCAAAGCTGCAGAATGCCTCTCTAGCGTGTCCTTATCAATCCAATGACATGTCACACCAAAGAAACTACGGTTTTGTGCTGACCAAATATCTGCTGTTGTGCAGACAGTGTCCACATCAATAAGCTTGGAGATAACAGATTCCTTCATAATTGCAAACTCCCTATCAATCCGCTGCATTAGAGTCTTTCTACACATTGTTTTTTTCCCACCACTAAGACCCTCAACAAGCTTCCGGAATGATGGTTGCTCCACTACTGAAAAGCACTGTACATCTTCAACGACAAAATCAAACACCAACTTGTTCACACGTTCCTGTGACACGCTGAACCCTGTCACTATCCTTGCTTGCTTCATAGGAGGTTGAGAAGATTCTTGGGTAGAAGTGCTTGGCAGATCATCAGACTGACATGGTGTATCTTGTGTCAGAAGAATACTTGGATGTCTCCtctgaaaataacaaatacatatttaattaaagatGCATTACATAATTAAAATCTTGTCTTCCACTTGATTACAAAACATGACATGTTATTTTCTTACATTGTGAAAGACTAGATCCAAATTGGGTGAAAACAGCTCCCTCTAGTGTAACAACGCGTAACATTAATACTAATGCTATGAATTATTACaacattattacaattattaattatgtatagcattaatattaatgctataataataagaagaagaagaatagtagTAGTAGCATTAAATGGtggttattattaattaaaactaaattatggGGTAGACATTGACTATGGTGCACCACTATTGTGTTTACACTTTACAAAAAACATGTTACTTTTTACtagacaaaacattttacagtctatTTTTCAATCACAAATGCTGAAGTAGCCGATCGCTTGCATTCAAGACAATACATGTAAAACTTGGACAATGCGTAGTCTTTGTTAAAATCTACCATTCCAggcacattttaaattacatatagcaAGTCAGGCACGCTAAtatcaaaactgacaaaatgggAGGGAAAGTGCGTAATATGGCTCAACAACCTCCTTAGCTAGCTATCTAGAGTAGCTAGCTTAAAGTGAACCGAAATAGGGAGCTAAAATAGCCATAGGCTACATCTGCATTTGGGCACATTAAAAGCGTGTGGCTGTGAAAAGTGGCGTGGCGTCTGTGACTGTGTGACAATGTGAAGGCttcattgctaaaaaaaaactttccgtTTGCTCTTACAAGCAGCACTTACCTCTAGATGTTTCCTGAGGTTGGACATTGAGGTTTTCGATGTGGACAACATCTTGGTAGCCGGCAAACAAGCATTACATTGCACAGTTAGATTTATGCCCTTTTCCGCGACATAtctgaaatgttttctaaatttcCAGCTGTGAAATGCAGTTTTATTAGACATTGCTAGTAGTAGTTTGAAACTCAGATCACAACATGCCCAGGCATCTGCTATCAGACTGAGGTGATGGCGCTGGCGCTGCAATTATAGACGTGATAGGAGAGCCTATCAGAAATAATTATTGTCTGTGGGAGGGGGGGGAATGGAAAAGGACGATGTTTATAGGCCTAATGAAAACGTGCGAAAcaggcaaaaaaatattatttcatatttcataaaggctttgctgacatttttaatatgtaacttAAATTGTAATTCTGAAAAATTACACAAGTAACTGTAATtgaattacacatttttatacagtaactgtaatgtattaccgttacatttattttgtaatttaattacgTAACGCCGTTACATGTATTTCGTTACTCCCCAACACTGAAGGCGTCACAGCGCCCATCAGAGTCCAGCAAGAGCCAGGagcgtctcctaaagttgattcagctgtgggcaccaccagtgcagagcttgcaaAGATTGGcaacaggcaggtgtgagtgaggtgaagacttttggaggatggcctggtgggtgtcaagaagggcagcaaagaagccaagaaaaagaTCAggaacagactgatattctgggattggactgctggggtcaagtcattgtctctgatgaatcccctttccgattgtttgggccATCCggggaaaaagaaaaggtgagcggcgctaccatAAGTCCTTTGTCGAGGCCAACATTAAAGCATCTTGATATCATTCATGTCACGTGGAGTTGCTACTCAGCAAAGGGAGTGCAGGGCgcactcacaatttggcctaagaacacagccatgaataaagaatgggagcaAAACATCCTCGAGGGCAACTTCTCTCAacaatccaagaacagtttggtggccagcatgatggagcaccgggccataaggcaaaagtgagaactaagtggctcggggaacaaaacatcgaaattgtgggtccatggccaggaaactccccattgagaacttgtggtcagtcctgaagaggcgggtggacaaacagaaacccaccaattctgacaaactccaagcatcgaTTATGCAAGAAGGGgcggccatcagtcaggatttggcccacgAGTTGATTGACagccagcatgccagggtgaattcttgaaaaagaaagaagggccaacactgctaATATGGACTCTGCACATAAACTGATTGTCAttatcaataaaagcctttgagaCCTTTGGAATGCTTGTAATTTTAATTCAGTGTACCATAGAAACATCGGACAAAAAGACCTAAAAACacagaagcagcaaactttgtgtgtccttctcaaaacttttggccaacGCTGTACATTTGGCCACATACAAGTACATTACAATGTGTTAAAAGTGTGTCTCAGAATGTTTGACGGGTGGGCCAGGGATAAGGTAACATCCtgagtggtggctccgaggctaaggatctgcactggtgtcccgaaggttgccggttcaaatgcccgtcactgccaaaagagatcctactctgctgggcccttaagcaaggcctttaaccttcagttgctccaggagtgctgtacaatggctgaccctaaggggtatgcgaaaactaatacgagaaattgtataaggcgaaataaagaacgaaaaaaaaaaaaaaagtattgtctgtctggtgcctttcatatccatctgtcTGGCattcttatttattcatttttccatcTGTCTGTCTTACAGTTCCCTTCATATGTAACTGTATCACTCTTATCATAGAAGGCCTTTTATATCCgtttgtctatcatatagtgcctttcatatctatctatcactgagTGCCTTTCCTGTCGTTTGATCTATTCCTCTACTTGTTGCTGCTCCAGTCACTTTCATTTCTGCAGGCTGATGGTCTT comes from Polypterus senegalus isolate Bchr_013 chromosome 17, ASM1683550v1, whole genome shotgun sequence and encodes:
- the zgc:161969 gene encoding uncharacterized protein zgc:161969 isoform X1 — protein: MSNKTAFHSWKFRKHFRYVAEKGINLTVQCNACLPATKMLSTSKTSMSNLRKHLERRHPSILLTQDTPCQSDDLPSTSTQESSQPPMKQARIVTGFSVSQERVNKLVFDFVVEDVQCFSVVEQPSFRKLVEGLSGGKKTMCRKTLMQRIDREFAIMKESVISKLIDVDTVCTTADIWSAQNRSFFGVTCHWIDKDTLERHSAALACTRLKGRHTYEAVATKLNKIHAEYKIQTKVRCTVTDNGSNFVKAFREFGVSEEETDDHSDGVTFSDVSGLLQEEEDEQFFLPQHQRCAAHTLNLIATNEVHKAGENGPSRKLYRSAMAKCSSIWNKSHRSSLAAEAIQDIAKMQLTVPSVTRWNSEFRAISKVVGLSEDQLRDICDKLDSPMFHPQEAAFLKEYTEVLQPLALAIDILQGENKCYLGFVIPTLLSLKTKLSEKLPHVIYTVHIITTITEAIEERFGSVLASHEAQMATTTLPKFRLCWITPKER
- the zgc:161969 gene encoding uncharacterized protein zgc:161969 isoform X2, whose product is MGKRRHPSILLTQDTPCQSDDLPSTSTQESSQPPMKQARIVTGFSVSQERVNKLVFDFVVEDVQCFSVVEQPSFRKLVEGLSGGKKTMCRKTLMQRIDREFAIMKESVISKLIDVDTVCTTADIWSAQNRSFFGVTCHWIDKDTLERHSAALACTRLKGRHTYEAVATKLNKIHAEYKIQTKVRCTVTDNGSNFVKAFREFGVSEEETDDHSDGVTFSDVSGLLQEEEDEQFFLPQHQRCAAHTLNLIATNEVHKAGENGPSRKLYRSAMAKCSSIWNKSHRSSLAAEAIQDIAKMQLTVPSVTRWNSEFRAISKVVGLSEDQLRDICDKLDSPMFHPQEAAFLKEYTEVLQPLALAIDILQGENKCYLGFVIPTLLSLKTKLSEKLPHVIYTVHIITTITEAIEERFGSVLASHEAQMATTTLPKFRLCWITPKER